A stretch of DNA from Chloroflexota bacterium:
GCACGGTGTAGGCAAGGCCGTGCACCTGGCGATAGAAATGCAGGTAGTGTTCTACGGTGTGCTTGCTCACGCCGTAGGGCGACAGGGGCATGATGGGGTGATCCTCGTCGCAGGGAAGGTACTGCGGCTCGCCGTACAGCGCCCCGCCCGTGGAGACGTACACGAACTTCTCCACGCCGCCGCGCACGCATTGCTGCAACAGGTTGACCGAACCCAGGATGTTCACCGTCGCGTCGCGGACGGGGTCGGCCACCGAGACGGGCACCGAAGCCTGCGCGGCCAGGTGCACCACCGCCTGCGGGCGCGCGGCGTCAAACACCGCCGCCAGATCGGGCGAGCCGATATCCGCCAGGAAGAACGCGGCCCGCGGGTTCACGTTCTCGCGGCGCCCTGTGCTCAGGTTGTCCACGACGGCCACCTCGTGCCCGTGCTCCAGCAACAGATCCACGACGTGGGAACCGATGAATCCCGCTCCGCCGGTTACCAGGACGCGCTTCTTGCCAGCGGCGGGTTCAGAATGAGATTGCATGCGATTTTGGCTCCTTCCATGCGTTGAAGTGGGCGCGCCCCAGGCGCAGCACAGGCGGCGCGAGGGCGTCCCGTGGACTACTGCGTCTCGTCCAGAAGCCAGCGAATGTAGTCGGCGCTCCCGTCGGCGATGGGCATGGCGATGACCTCGGGCACCTGGTACGAATGCAGCGCCTTGACGCGCTGAATGAGGGCGGGCAGGCGGGTGTCCGTGGTCTTGATGATCAGCAAGACCTCGCGATCCTCTTGCACCTGCCCTTCCCAGCGGTACACCGAGACGATGGGCGACACGATGTTCGCGCAGGCCGCCAGGCGCTCCTCCACCAGGGCGC
This window harbors:
- a CDS encoding SDR family oxidoreductase, which gives rise to MQSHSEPAAGKKRVLVTGGAGFIGSHVVDLLLEHGHEVAVVDNLSTGRRENVNPRAAFFLADIGSPDLAAVFDAARPQAVVHLAAQASVPVSVADPVRDATVNILGSVNLLQQCVRGGVEKFVYVSTGGALYGEPQYLPCDEDHPIMPLSPYGVSKHTVEHYLHFYRQVHGLAYTVLRLANVYGPRQDPFGEAGVVSIFTQRMLDGEQVVIYGSGEQERDFVFVEDCARAAVMALSRGDGQAYNIGCGRGTTVNALFAMMKSITGYMREPRYDPPRPGDVFRSFLNADKARRELGWEPAVSLEEGLRRTIAHFWQNR
- a CDS encoding divalent-cation tolerance protein CutA; amino-acid sequence: MKPMIVFVTAATADEATGIARALVEERLAACANIVSPIVSVYRWEGQVQEDREVLLIIKTTDTRLPALIQRVKALHSYQVPEVIAMPIADGSADYIRWLLDETQ